In Bacteroidota bacterium, a single genomic region encodes these proteins:
- the rsfS gene encoding ribosome silencing factor — protein MARKKKVTDTSAQLAEIIIEAIKEKKGNEIVQLNLKNVANSVCEYFIVCSGDSSTQVAAIANSIDAEVKKKLNEDAWHKEGFQNSEWILLDYVTVVVHIFQPEARNFYRIEKLWSDAEIKVVSAV, from the coding sequence TTGGCAAGAAAGAAAAAAGTAACTGACACTTCTGCACAATTGGCAGAAATAATTATTGAAGCTATCAAAGAAAAAAAGGGCAATGAAATAGTTCAATTGAATTTAAAAAATGTTGCCAATTCAGTGTGTGAGTACTTTATTGTTTGCAGCGGAGACTCCTCCACACAAGTAGCAGCAATAGCAAACTCAATAGATGCAGAGGTTAAGAAAAAACTAAATGAAGATGCTTGGCACAAAGAAGGATTCCAAAACTCGGAATGGATATTGTTGGATTATGTAACCGTTGTGGTACACATCTTTCAACCCGAAGCACGAAACTTTTACCGCATCGAAAAATTATGGTCAGATGCTGAAATCAAAGTGGTTTCAGCAGTTTAA
- a CDS encoding NifU family protein has translation MITDTIILSKIQDALTQIRPYLEADGGDVSLIEVSDEYIAKVQLHGACRDCSMSMMTLKAGVEESIRRAVPEIKGVEAITPKKTEILAEKLVSKG, from the coding sequence GTGATAACCGACACAATAATTCTTTCGAAAATCCAAGACGCCTTAACTCAGATACGCCCCTATTTGGAAGCCGATGGTGGAGATGTTTCACTCATTGAAGTGAGCGATGAGTATATTGCAAAAGTGCAATTACACGGTGCATGCCGAGATTGCAGCATGAGCATGATGACGTTAAAAGCAGGTGTTGAAGAAAGCATTCGCAGAGCCGTCCCTGAGATAAAAGGAGTGGAAGCTATTACACCTAAAAAAACAGAGATCCTTGCCGAAAAATTAGTTTCGAAAGGATAA
- a CDS encoding SRPBCC family protein encodes MTRIESDTVEVNKTAEGIFSYLSNFNNFKSLMPHQVTEWESSENECTFNLNGMAKIGMRIVDKTPNSNIKITSFGKVPFEFTLNVNITETASNACKGQLVFESDINPFMKMMVEKPLTHFFNGLAQKMKDIPVE; translated from the coding sequence ATGACTCGAATTGAAAGTGATACCGTAGAAGTGAACAAAACAGCTGAAGGAATTTTTTCTTACCTCAGCAATTTCAACAATTTTAAATCGTTGATGCCACATCAAGTTACCGAATGGGAATCGAGCGAAAATGAATGCACATTTAACCTTAACGGGATGGCCAAAATTGGGATGCGCATTGTGGATAAAACACCCAATTCAAACATAAAAATTACATCCTTCGGTAAAGTTCCTTTCGAGTTTACTTTAAATGTAAATATTACCGAAACTGCTTCCAATGCGTGTAAAGGACAACTTGTTTTTGAAAGTGATATTAATCCGTTTATGAAAATGATGGTGGAAAAACCACTTACGCATTTCTTCAATGGATTGGCGCAAAAAATGAAAGATATTCCAGTTGAGTAA
- a CDS encoding biotin--[acetyl-CoA-carboxylase] ligase → MSTLFIGTNTIRLPIVESTNTYAQELLKDSTAPEGTIVITDQQSLGRGQRGNTWLSEAGKNLTFSLILYPPSIGSENQFILTQLVSLGIAECIEQVLAVQHSVKIKWPNDIFVNDKKIAGVLIENAWRNNSISSSIVGIGLNVNQETFELLHATSLKIETQIDYNLNELFTQLCSCIEARYLQLKSSNFAAIKADYHMKLYRLNQYHHYTIYNKQAEGKIIGVNKEGKLLLALKEDFNVLELDLKEVKFNL, encoded by the coding sequence ATGTCAACGCTGTTTATAGGTACTAACACAATAAGGTTGCCAATTGTTGAAAGTACGAATACTTATGCCCAAGAGTTATTGAAGGATAGTACTGCTCCCGAAGGTACCATTGTAATTACCGATCAACAATCATTGGGTCGCGGACAAAGGGGAAATACTTGGTTGAGTGAAGCGGGAAAGAACCTCACCTTTAGTTTAATTTTATACCCTCCTAGCATTGGAAGTGAAAATCAATTTATACTCACCCAACTCGTATCGCTTGGAATTGCAGAATGCATTGAGCAGGTGCTGGCTGTGCAGCATTCGGTAAAAATAAAATGGCCGAACGACATTTTTGTAAACGATAAAAAAATTGCAGGTGTGCTCATTGAAAATGCTTGGCGCAACAATAGTATTAGCTCCAGTATAGTTGGCATTGGCTTGAATGTGAATCAGGAGACGTTTGAACTTTTGCATGCTACTTCTTTAAAAATTGAAACACAAATAGACTACAATTTGAATGAGCTTTTTACACAGCTGTGTTCGTGTATTGAAGCCCGCTACCTTCAACTTAAAAGCAGCAATTTTGCCGCAATTAAAGCCGATTACCACATGAAGTTGTATCGTTTAAATCAATATCATCACTATACGATTTATAATAAGCAGGCAGAAGGAAAAATTATCGGAGTAAACAAGGAAGGCAAACTCTTGCTCGCCCTAAAAGAAGATTTTAATGTGTTGGAGCTGGATTTAAAAGAAGTGAAATTTAATTTGTGA
- a CDS encoding Mrp/NBP35 family ATP-binding protein, translating into MSITKEQVLEALKNVEDPDLKKDLVTLGMITDLIVEGKNVSFTVVLTTPACPMKEMIHKACVNAVIHFVDKEANVNVKMSANVTSQRGPDKPLLPKVKNIIAIASGKGGVGKSTVASNLAVALAMQGAKVGLVDADIYGPSVPIMFDVVHEKPMMRDIEGKSYMIPIESHGVKLLSIGFFADTSQAIVWRGPMAAKALTQLFGDADWGDLDYLLIDLPPGTGDIHLSLVQSVPLTGVIIVSTPQNVALADAQKGVAMFQMPAINVPVLGIVENMAYFTPAELPENKYYIFGKDGAKRLAEKLGVPLLGEIPLVKSICDAGDAGRPAVLQRDTPQALAFLEMASAVAQQVSILNANKKNELLSV; encoded by the coding sequence ATGAGCATCACAAAAGAACAGGTTCTAGAGGCATTAAAAAATGTGGAGGATCCCGATTTAAAAAAGGATTTAGTGACCTTAGGAATGATTACCGATTTGATTGTAGAAGGCAAAAATGTTTCCTTTACAGTTGTCCTCACAACGCCTGCTTGTCCGATGAAAGAAATGATTCACAAAGCCTGTGTGAATGCGGTTATTCATTTTGTAGATAAGGAAGCGAATGTTAATGTTAAAATGAGTGCTAATGTCACTTCTCAGCGTGGACCCGATAAACCTTTATTGCCAAAAGTTAAAAACATAATTGCAATTGCTTCGGGTAAAGGCGGTGTTGGAAAATCTACAGTGGCCTCTAATTTAGCTGTTGCTCTTGCGATGCAAGGTGCTAAAGTTGGTTTGGTGGATGCCGATATTTATGGGCCATCTGTTCCAATTATGTTCGATGTGGTGCACGAAAAACCCATGATGCGCGATATTGAAGGTAAAAGTTATATGATTCCTATTGAAAGTCACGGTGTGAAGTTGCTTTCTATTGGTTTTTTTGCAGATACTTCTCAAGCAATTGTTTGGCGAGGGCCAATGGCAGCAAAAGCACTCACCCAATTGTTTGGCGATGCCGACTGGGGTGATTTGGATTATTTGCTAATTGACTTGCCACCGGGAACCGGCGACATTCATTTATCCTTAGTACAATCTGTGCCATTAACCGGAGTAATCATTGTGAGTACACCGCAAAACGTGGCATTAGCCGATGCACAAAAAGGCGTAGCCATGTTCCAGATGCCTGCCATAAATGTTCCGGTGTTGGGTATAGTTGAAAACATGGCCTATTTCACTCCTGCCGAATTGCCCGAAAACAAATATTACATTTTTGGTAAAGATGGCGCTAAACGTTTAGCCGAAAAATTGGGCGTTCCTTTATTGGGTGAAATTCCATTGGTTAAGAGCATTTGTGATGCCGGAGATGCCGGTAGGCCTGCCGTTTTGCAAAGAGATACCCCACAAGCCTTGGCTTTTTTAGAGATGGCGAGTGCTGTTGCTCAACAAGTTTCTATCCTAAATGCAAACAAGAAAAACGAGTTGCTAAGCGTTTAG
- a CDS encoding VOC family protein yields the protein MLSFNKIHHISLICSDYQKSKSFYTEVLGLSIVHETYRKERNSYKLDLALNGEYVLELFSFPNPPKRISQPEACGLRHLAFEVTNLEETVHKLSAKHIAVEPVRVDEWTKKKFTFFSDPDGLPIELYEK from the coding sequence ATGCTTTCATTCAATAAAATCCATCACATCTCTCTCATTTGCTCCGATTATCAAAAATCGAAAAGCTTTTATACTGAAGTGCTTGGATTAAGTATTGTACACGAAACCTACCGCAAAGAAAGGAATTCCTATAAACTAGATTTAGCATTGAATGGGGAGTATGTGCTTGAACTTTTTTCATTTCCAAATCCGCCAAAAAGAATTTCACAACCCGAAGCCTGCGGATTAAGGCATTTAGCTTTTGAAGTGACAAATTTAGAGGAAACTGTTCATAAACTTAGCGCTAAGCATATTGCTGTAGAACCTGTGCGCGTAGACGAATGGACGAAAAAAAAATTTACATTTTTTAGTGACCCGGATGGTTTGCCAATTGAATTGTATGAAAAGTAA
- a CDS encoding 2-oxoacid:ferredoxin oxidoreductase subunit beta has protein sequence MESTLAPLTAKDFVTDQDVRWCPGCGDYSILKQVQTVLPELGIARENIVFVSGIGCSSRFPYYMETFGMHSIHGRAAAVASGLKAARPELSVWIVSGDGDSMSIGGNHLIHLLRRNFNVNLLIFNNEIYGLTKGQYSPASPAGKITKSSPMGSIDHPFNPAALALGADATFFARSMDRDPIHMREILKRSNSHKGSSVVEIYQNCNVFNDGAFEVFTEKGTKKMETLFVETGKPLVFGDGGNKGIKLDGFTPTIVDLTAGASANDLWIHDETDRVKAQILSRFFDDPKMENHLPRPFGVFYEEKRFCYEDAMLAQIAESIKTKGDGDLDALLRGKNTWKIN, from the coding sequence ATGGAAAGTACACTCGCTCCTTTAACTGCTAAAGATTTTGTAACCGACCAGGATGTGCGTTGGTGCCCGGGTTGTGGCGATTATTCAATACTTAAACAAGTTCAAACTGTATTACCCGAATTGGGTATTGCACGCGAAAATATTGTTTTCGTTTCAGGTATAGGTTGCTCCTCCCGCTTTCCGTATTACATGGAAACATTTGGAATGCATAGTATTCACGGTCGTGCGGCTGCTGTTGCCAGCGGATTAAAAGCTGCCCGCCCCGAATTAAGTGTATGGATTGTGAGTGGCGACGGTGACTCTATGAGCATTGGCGGAAATCACTTAATACATTTATTGCGTAGAAATTTTAATGTGAACCTGCTCATCTTCAACAATGAGATTTATGGTTTAACCAAGGGACAATATTCACCGGCCTCTCCTGCTGGAAAAATTACAAAGTCATCCCCCATGGGAAGTATTGATCATCCATTTAACCCGGCTGCTTTAGCTTTGGGTGCTGATGCTACTTTCTTTGCACGCAGCATGGACCGCGACCCGATTCACATGCGCGAAATTTTAAAAAGAAGTAATTCTCACAAAGGAAGTTCGGTAGTGGAGATTTATCAAAACTGCAATGTGTTTAATGACGGAGCATTTGAAGTGTTTACTGAAAAAGGCACTAAAAAAATGGAAACCCTTTTTGTAGAAACCGGAAAGCCATTAGTATTTGGCGATGGTGGAAACAAAGGCATCAAGCTGGATGGATTTACCCCAACAATAGTAGATTTAACAGCCGGAGCAAGTGCAAATGACCTATGGATTCACGATGAAACCGATAGAGTAAAAGCGCAAATTCTTTCCCGCTTTTTTGATGATCCAAAAATGGAAAATCATTTGCCGCGTCCATTCGGTGTGTTTTATGAAGAGAAGCGCTTTTGTTATGAAGATGCGATGCTGGCACAAATTGCTGAATCCATCAAAACAAAAGGCGATGGCGATTTAGATGCCCTTTTAAGAGGAAAAAATACTTGGAAGATTAATTAG
- the ftsH gene encoding ATP-dependent zinc metalloprotease FtsH: MNQLNFAEENPKNLGKEKKPVDKLKDKLPKKGKLPKNSFNFYWVYAIILVLFLAMSFFDFNTSSTKTNWQEFETKMLHSGDVEKLVVVNKENAEVYIKQTALSKAQYKDVPKKSWGSNKNLGPHYTFEIGPPEAFEKKLQDAQVGVADGDRISAEYITQKNWGGDILGWILPIVVMIAIWVFIMRRMTGGSGGGNAIFNIGKSRAALFDPEDKIKITFADVAGLEEAKEEVMEIVDFLKNPQKFTTLGGKIPKGALLVGPPGTGKTLLAKAVAGEAGVPFFSLSGSDFVEMFVGVGAARVRDLFNQAKQKAPSIIFIDEIDAIGRSRSRNQLQGGNDERENTLNSLLVEMDGFGTNSGVIILAATNRPDVLDSALMRPGRFDRQISIDKPDIIGREAIFKVHLKPLTKIDADVNPHKLALQTPGFAGAEIANVCNEAALIAARKNKTMVDMQDFHDAIDRVIGGLEKKNKIINEDEKKIVAYHEAGHAVAGWFLEHSHPLVKVSIVPRGIAALGYAQYLPKEQFLYTTEQLMDDICMTLGGRVAEDITFNRISTGALSDLERTTKVAYNMVTVYGMNDKIGNISFYDRGQGDYGSGFTKPYSDTTAKIIDEEVKKIIDSAYYTTKNLLLEKRVQLEAVAQELLKKEVLFQSDLERLIGKRPFNKDVPVIELNQQKTELAPTTDNTSTTGNPPAANTAN, from the coding sequence GTGAATCAATTAAATTTCGCAGAAGAAAATCCTAAAAATTTAGGAAAAGAAAAAAAGCCGGTCGATAAACTTAAAGACAAGCTTCCCAAAAAAGGAAAACTCCCTAAAAATTCATTTAATTTTTATTGGGTGTATGCCATCATACTTGTATTGTTTTTGGCTATGTCGTTCTTCGATTTTAATACCAGCAGCACCAAAACCAATTGGCAAGAATTCGAAACCAAAATGTTGCACAGTGGCGATGTTGAAAAACTGGTGGTGGTAAATAAAGAAAATGCTGAAGTATATATTAAGCAAACAGCATTAAGTAAAGCACAATACAAAGATGTGCCTAAAAAATCGTGGGGTAGCAACAAAAATTTAGGCCCGCACTACACTTTCGAAATTGGACCACCTGAGGCATTCGAAAAAAAACTGCAAGATGCTCAAGTAGGCGTTGCCGATGGGGACCGAATAAGTGCCGAATACATTACACAAAAAAATTGGGGCGGTGATATTTTAGGTTGGATACTTCCAATTGTAGTGATGATTGCCATTTGGGTATTTATTATGCGCCGTATGACCGGCGGTTCGGGAGGTGGCAATGCTATTTTCAATATTGGTAAATCACGTGCAGCCTTGTTTGATCCTGAAGATAAAATCAAGATTACCTTTGCCGATGTAGCCGGTTTGGAAGAAGCAAAAGAAGAAGTGATGGAGATTGTTGACTTCCTTAAAAATCCACAAAAATTTACAACTCTAGGTGGTAAAATCCCCAAAGGTGCTTTATTGGTAGGCCCTCCGGGAACTGGTAAAACTCTATTGGCAAAAGCCGTTGCAGGCGAAGCAGGAGTTCCATTTTTCTCTCTTTCCGGTTCCGATTTCGTTGAAATGTTTGTGGGTGTTGGTGCTGCGCGTGTGCGTGACTTATTTAACCAAGCCAAACAAAAAGCGCCTTCCATTATTTTTATTGATGAAATTGATGCCATTGGCCGCAGCCGCAGCCGCAACCAATTGCAAGGCGGAAACGATGAGCGTGAAAATACTTTGAATTCATTACTCGTGGAAATGGATGGTTTTGGAACCAACTCAGGAGTCATCATTTTAGCTGCAACCAACCGTCCTGATGTGCTGGATTCAGCCTTGATGCGTCCGGGTCGTTTCGACCGTCAAATCAGTATCGACAAACCGGATATTATTGGACGCGAGGCCATCTTTAAAGTGCATTTAAAACCACTTACAAAGATAGATGCTGATGTAAACCCACATAAACTTGCTTTGCAAACTCCCGGATTTGCGGGTGCCGAAATTGCCAACGTGTGTAATGAAGCTGCATTAATTGCCGCACGTAAAAACAAAACGATGGTAGACATGCAAGATTTTCACGATGCCATTGACCGTGTGATTGGCGGATTGGAAAAGAAAAATAAAATCATCAACGAAGACGAGAAAAAAATTGTTGCCTATCATGAAGCGGGACATGCCGTTGCGGGTTGGTTTCTCGAACACTCCCATCCGCTAGTAAAAGTGAGTATCGTACCACGAGGTATTGCCGCTTTGGGTTATGCACAATATTTACCTAAAGAACAATTTTTATATACCACCGAGCAATTGATGGATGATATTTGTATGACCCTTGGCGGGAGAGTTGCAGAAGATATAACCTTTAATAGAATTTCGACCGGTGCATTAAGCGATTTAGAGCGTACTACAAAAGTGGCCTACAACATGGTAACCGTGTATGGTATGAACGATAAAATTGGTAACATTTCATTTTATGACCGTGGACAAGGAGATTATGGAAGCGGGTTTACAAAACCTTATTCCGATACTACGGCTAAAATTATTGATGAAGAAGTAAAAAAGATAATTGACTCTGCTTACTATACCACTAAAAATTTGTTGCTCGAAAAACGTGTGCAGCTGGAAGCAGTGGCCCAAGAATTATTAAAAAAGGAAGTGTTGTTTCAATCAGATTTAGAACGTTTAATTGGTAAGCGTCCATTTAACAAAGATGTTCCGGTAATTGAATTGAACCAACAAAAAACGGAACTTGCACCAACAACGGATAATACCAGTACAACCGGTAATCCGCCTGCCGCAAATACCGCTAATTAA
- a CDS encoding 2-oxoacid:acceptor oxidoreductase subunit alpha yields MSATLETRKNVAIMFAGDSGDGIQLTGTQFTDTAALLGNDISTFPNFPAEIRAPQGTLAGVSGYQLHFGSVEIFTPGDGCDVLVVMNAAALKANLKGLHTGGIIIANTDGFDAKNLKLAKYPDGVNPLKDSSLDKYKVYEIDVTKMTRTALADSGMGTKEIDRSKNMFVLGFIYWMFNRNMDNSIAFLKDKFKKRPDLVEANLKVLKAGYHFGETTETFNARYEVKAAVMQKGEYRNIMGNQATALGLIAAAKKSGIELFFGTYPITPASDILHELSKHKNFGVKTFQAEDEIAAVCSAIGASFGGSLGVTASSGPGIALKGEAIGLATMLEIPLVICNVQRGGPSTGLPTKTEQADLLQAMYGRNGEGPAAIISASTPSDCFETAYEACRIAIEHMTPVFFMSDGYIANGSEPWIFPQSKDLKPIKIEYAKERNPEDAKFLPYKRDEKLARPWAIPGTKGLEHRVGGIEKENETGNISYDPDNHELMVKLRAEKIERIADYVPLQTIDNGPAKGKLLILGWGSTYGSIKTAVIEALAEGYDVAHAHVRYLNPFPKNLGEILFNYETVLMPEINSGQLIKLVRDKYLVPAIGFNKVKGMPFTSTEIKEKIVELLKK; encoded by the coding sequence ATGAGCGCAACTTTAGAAACCAGAAAAAATGTAGCTATCATGTTCGCCGGTGATTCCGGTGATGGAATTCAATTAACCGGAACTCAGTTTACCGACACGGCAGCTTTGCTTGGAAACGACATTAGTACTTTTCCCAACTTCCCTGCCGAAATACGGGCCCCGCAAGGAACATTAGCCGGTGTTTCAGGATATCAATTGCATTTTGGAAGTGTGGAGATTTTTACTCCGGGCGATGGATGCGATGTATTGGTAGTAATGAATGCTGCCGCCTTAAAAGCAAATTTAAAAGGCTTGCATACCGGTGGAATCATTATTGCCAATACAGATGGCTTTGATGCAAAAAATTTAAAGTTGGCAAAATATCCGGATGGTGTAAATCCATTAAAGGATAGCTCGCTCGACAAATACAAAGTGTATGAAATAGACGTCACCAAAATGACGCGCACTGCACTTGCTGATTCAGGTATGGGTACCAAAGAAATTGACCGAAGTAAGAATATGTTTGTACTCGGTTTCATTTATTGGATGTTTAACCGTAACATGGATAACAGTATTGCTTTCCTAAAAGATAAATTTAAAAAACGCCCCGACTTAGTGGAAGCGAATTTAAAAGTGTTGAAAGCAGGTTATCATTTTGGGGAGACAACCGAAACTTTTAATGCCCGTTACGAAGTAAAAGCTGCTGTGATGCAAAAAGGCGAGTACCGCAACATCATGGGAAATCAAGCAACTGCGCTGGGTTTAATCGCTGCTGCTAAAAAATCAGGAATCGAATTGTTTTTTGGAACATATCCCATTACTCCGGCATCTGATATTTTACATGAACTTTCAAAACATAAAAATTTTGGTGTAAAAACCTTTCAAGCAGAAGATGAAATCGCAGCTGTTTGCTCTGCCATTGGAGCATCTTTTGGCGGGAGTTTAGGAGTTACCGCTTCATCCGGACCGGGCATTGCCTTAAAGGGCGAAGCTATTGGGTTAGCAACGATGCTTGAAATTCCTTTAGTTATCTGCAATGTTCAACGCGGTGGTCCGTCTACAGGATTACCAACTAAAACCGAACAAGCGGATTTATTACAGGCTATGTATGGAAGAAACGGTGAAGGCCCTGCAGCCATCATCTCAGCCAGCACGCCATCCGATTGTTTTGAAACAGCTTACGAGGCTTGCCGAATTGCAATAGAACACATGACCCCTGTATTCTTTATGAGCGATGGGTATATAGCTAATGGCTCTGAACCATGGATATTTCCACAATCCAAAGATTTAAAACCCATCAAAATTGAATACGCAAAAGAACGCAATCCGGAAGATGCAAAGTTTCTGCCTTATAAACGCGACGAAAAATTAGCGCGTCCTTGGGCCATTCCCGGAACAAAAGGCTTGGAGCACCGTGTGGGAGGTATCGAAAAAGAAAATGAAACCGGAAATATATCTTACGATCCCGATAACCACGAATTGATGGTGAAATTAAGGGCTGAAAAAATTGAGCGTATTGCTGATTATGTTCCATTGCAAACCATTGATAACGGTCCTGCAAAAGGTAAATTACTCATCTTAGGTTGGGGCTCTACTTATGGTTCTATTAAAACAGCTGTAATTGAAGCTTTGGCCGAAGGCTATGATGTGGCCCATGCACATGTGCGTTACCTGAATCCATTTCCTAAAAATTTAGGCGAAATTTTATTCAATTACGAAACTGTGTTGATGCCTGAAATTAACAGTGGCCAATTAATTAAGCTGGTGCGCGATAAATATTTAGTTCCTGCAATAGGATTTAATAAAGTAAAAGGAATGCCATTTACCAGCACTGAAATCAAAGAAAAAATTGTTGAACTTTTGAAAAAATAA
- a CDS encoding NUDIX domain-containing protein has translation MNKVFIMDRPLYLFCDKSRQATDFDFFTAYSTKEELKKSIALFEADETLKSMGILFETEKQKETALFSIFKVIEAAGGIVKNKEGKILFIFRHGKWDLPKGKIEKGEKEKEAALREVEEECGIGDLSLEEKFTITYHTYHLKGETCLKISHWYKMKYSGNSMLLIPQLEEGITDARWMNKPEIEAAMKNTFSSIFEVMKLYAAEN, from the coding sequence ATGAACAAAGTTTTCATTATGGATCGCCCGCTCTATTTGTTTTGCGATAAAAGCCGTCAAGCAACTGATTTCGATTTTTTTACGGCTTACTCCACCAAAGAAGAATTAAAGAAATCAATCGCCTTATTTGAAGCGGATGAGACCTTGAAAAGTATGGGGATTTTATTCGAAACTGAAAAGCAAAAGGAAACGGCGCTTTTCTCAATCTTTAAGGTAATTGAGGCTGCGGGCGGCATTGTGAAAAACAAGGAAGGTAAAATCCTTTTTATTTTTAGACATGGCAAATGGGATCTTCCGAAAGGAAAGATTGAAAAGGGCGAAAAGGAAAAAGAAGCAGCATTGCGTGAAGTAGAGGAGGAGTGCGGGATTGGTGATTTAAGTTTGGAAGAGAAGTTCACTATTACCTACCATACGTATCACTTGAAGGGTGAAACCTGCTTAAAAATTTCGCATTGGTACAAAATGAAATACAGCGGCAATTCCATGCTGCTAATACCTCAATTAGAAGAAGGAATTACCGATGCGCGATGGATGAATAAGCCTGAGATAGAAGCGGCTATGAAAAATACTTTTTCATCTATTTTTGAAGTGATGAAACTGTATGCTGCTGAAAATTAG
- a CDS encoding orotate phosphoribosyltransferase gives MKMNDDSALKIAEFLLQIKAIKLNPAHPYTWASGWKSPIYCDNRVTLSHPKIRTYIRQQLVQSIQTNYGNPDVIAGVATGAIAQGALVAEAMGLPFVYVRSSAKEHGMGNLIEGKIEKGQSVVVVEDLISTGMSSLKAVDALRAADCDVKGMVAIFTYGFKNAADNFKKSKCKIHTLSDYETLIKQALQSNYISEKDLKSLKAWRENPAEWMK, from the coding sequence ATGAAGATGAATGATGATTCAGCCTTAAAAATAGCCGAGTTTCTGCTGCAAATTAAAGCAATAAAATTAAATCCTGCACATCCTTATACCTGGGCTTCGGGATGGAAATCGCCCATATACTGCGATAACCGCGTAACCCTTTCACATCCAAAGATTCGCACCTATATCCGCCAACAATTGGTGCAAAGCATTCAAACCAATTATGGCAATCCGGACGTAATTGCAGGTGTTGCAACAGGTGCAATTGCCCAAGGAGCACTGGTTGCCGAAGCAATGGGCTTACCCTTTGTTTATGTACGTTCTTCCGCCAAAGAGCATGGAATGGGAAATTTAATAGAAGGAAAAATTGAAAAAGGCCAATCGGTAGTGGTGGTTGAAGATTTAATTTCAACAGGAATGAGTAGCTTAAAAGCCGTAGATGCGCTGCGAGCAGCCGATTGTGATGTGAAAGGAATGGTTGCTATCTTTACCTATGGTTTTAAAAATGCAGCAGATAATTTTAAGAAATCAAAATGTAAAATACATACCTTAAGCGATTACGAAACGCTTATTAAACAAGCGCTGCAATCGAATTACATAAGTGAAAAAGATTTAAAATCATTAAAAGCCTGGAGAGAAAATCCGGCCGAATGGATGAAATAA